ACATTGGCCAAATAAAGTTGAAattttctgccaaaaaaaaaaaggtactaggCCCATGGATGGAACAAGTGGCAGACAGCACCTGGGCCATTCCTGGAGAGGGATGAGTCTTTGGCTTCGGGAGGGTGATGGGAGTGCGCCTGGGTGTAGCCGGGCGCTCTGATGGGTGGACACGTGTATCAGGCATCCCTATGCAGGCTGCACGCATGAGCGCTCCAATCCAACTGCTATGTCTGTGTGGTGTGTATCTGTACGTGCCTCGGCATGTTTCTGAGAACCTGTATGTCTCTCTGAGGGTCTGTTGCCCGTCCCTGTGTGCCTGGGAGTCTTTGTGTTTCTCCTCTTGTCTGTGGGGTCCTGTGATCTCAGGTGTGATTTCATAACTGGGAGAAAACATGTGCCTGTGCTTTTCTTTGGGTGTCCTATGCTTGTAGGGATAAACGTGTTTGGATTGTGTCAGCATGGCCACATATGTGACCTGTGTTTCTGCCATGTCTCTGCGCACTTGTGTGCTGCACAGACACAGGTGTTTCTGCTTCCGTCAGAGGACACAGGGCTCTTCTGTCTTAGTGAAATGCCAGGGTCTCAGGGAGGGCCTCTCACTGATCAGCCAAAGGCGGGTGCCCAGCCCTCCTTCTTTCTCAACCCTGCTCACACCTCTGCCAAGTGTTGACCCCGCTCAGCTCCTCTCTTTCCCAAGGAGACAACGCAGCCCCAGAGAGTACCCCCTCCCCGACCCCGCGGTGCCCGTCCCATTGTGGGGACCAGGCAGGGGAGTCACTTAGCTTGTCCTGTTGAAAGCCAGACTCCACGGAGAACTGGGCAGGGTCTGCAGCATGCTGCACAGCCCCCAGCAGGACCCCACCATAGCATTCAAGGAGTGGCCTTTCTCCTGGGCCTGAGCGTGTGCCCGGGGCCTGGGGCTAGCGGTGTGGGCAGAGGGAGGCAggcgggaggagaggagaggagagcccGGCCAAAGCCTCATCCCCCAAGTGGCTGAGTgagggtgggaggatggagagCTGGGTGGCACGGGTGGTGAGGCCCCTGCCTGCCTGGCCCCTTCTCTACTCCAAGGAGCCAAAGCGAACCTGGACTCTGCCCACCCCACTCCTGTGGTCAAGGTCCACATAGCAGCCCACAGGACAAAACAGCCACTACCCCAGCCAGCcctgatggggggagggggagtgctTTGGTGCTACCCTGCCTCTGGCGTCCCTGTTCACCTCTCACTCCTCATCTCACGAGCCCTGCCATCACTCCCTCTGCAAGCCCAGTGTGGAAGGCTGAATAACAGTCTCCAAAGATATCTGGGTCCTAGTCCTTGGGACCAGTGAATGGtaccttatttgggaaagggGCCTTTGCAGACACGATTACATTGAGACTTTGAGATAGAGAGATTATCCAGGATTATCACAGCTCCAgtatctccccttcccccagccaagGGTGAACGGGTAGGTGTGCAAGTTTGTGGGTGGAGAAGCCTGGGTTTCTTCAGAACCCCACCCTCTCTGACCTCTGACCTTGCAGTGGAAGAAGAGGCCAGGGAGGGGGTTCCTGTGTGTGGTGCAGACAGGGAGGGGCTCCAGCTGCGGCCTGTGGGTGAACAAGGGCTTGTTGGGCCCAGCCAAGCGGTGGGTACAGGTCTGGAGCCCTCGAGTCTCCTGGAATCTGAACTCCTGGTAGCGTattcccctccctgccacccccggTTCTGCCCCTGGTGGTCTGGAGGTCATCATAGAGGCGAGGTGTGCGTGAGGACGAGATGCTGGATGGGGTCAGCATGGACACTGTGGGAGCAAGAGAGTGAGCCCTGGGCCGACAGGGGGCTGGGCGGGGCGGTTGACATAGGGGCAGGGGACCACCCCTGGCGACCCTCAAGCTGGGCATGCCTCTGCCCCACCCACTGTGCACCCCTCCTGCCCTGGCTGCTGTCTTCCAGCATCCACAGGAGTCCTGGTGAGTTGGGGGTGGCAGCACCTCAGCCCTCGCAGCCCCCGTCCAGCTCCCCGGCCCTGGCTGGGCCTCTGCTGTGGCACCTACTGCAGGTGATCGAGTGTGGGAATGAGGTGTGGCCCCATCAGTGTTTCTGTTGGACCAGGCATCCCTCGAAGGCAGGGACAGGCCGGGGGGTgcggtgggggtgggtggagagcTAGAAAGTGTCCAGCCAAAGCTGGCCATGGGTTCTGTGGCCGCCATCACTTGCTGAGGACCACAGGGTGGTCCAGGAGTGATGCTAATGTGAGCCCACCCTTTGCCTGTCCTCCTCCCAGGCGGCCCAGGGGTCAAGGAGCACAGACTGGGGACCGGGACATGTGTTTATTTAGCAGGCAAGGTGGGGCTCCGGAGAGCAGCTGGTGGGCAGTGCCATGAGAAGGGTCTCTGGACTCTCTCCTGTCACTGGTGTCTGGGCTGGCGGGGACAGCTGGGCACCAAGCCGGGCAAAGGCTGACAGGAGGGTGATGGGAGCAGAGAGACAGGAGGCACCTGAGAGGGAGACGGGGAAGTAGAGACAACAGCAGTCCTGGGCGGGGGGGCAAAGGCAGGCCTGCACCCTGGCTCCcatcagccccctccccagccataCTCACTGCACCCTCACTGGTCATCGATGCACTGGTCTGTGGGGGAGAGAGTCTGTCAGAatgggcaggtgtgtgtgtgtatgacccCTGCCCACTGGGACCCCTGCACTGCCCCTGAgcaccccaggccccagcctggcccagcAAAGGCATATCTGGGGGTTCCCTtcagggctggggggctggggcaggggattGGGAGAAGGGCCTGAGGACGAGCAGACCTGGGGGACTCCCGTTCTCCAGAGGAGGCAGGTGAGGCCCAGCCACACATCTGCTCGGgcacccaggcctcctgcctgtTTACCTGCTGACCCTGGCAGCCCTTCAGCTTTGGGGAGCCAGTGGCTCCCTGAGTGGCCTAGCTGGAGCCCCCTGCCCAGTCCAGGCCACCTGAAGACAAGGGCACTTTTCAAGTCAGTGGTGAGCAGGCCTCAAGGCGAGGGGGAAAGTGGCCCCGGACAAGGGGGTGTGAGAGGAAGTGGTCTAGGATGGTAGGGCCTGGGGTGTAGGGGAAGTGGCCTGGGGCAGGGAGACTGGGGAAATTTGGACCTGGGCCTGAAATTCTCATCTGTCAGGGAGGAACACTTGGGGCCCAGATCCCTGGGTGCCCCACGGATCCTTGGGTGGGGCAGGGTCTTCCTGAACCCAAAGTGGCTCCCAGGGGCTCCAGTGACTGGAGTAGAGGACCGAGCCCCTCCTCCCCCGCtttccctggtggggcagcaTCAGGCCTGGATAGTCCCCACatccccttttcctctccccagcTGGCCATTACCGATTGGGACAGGGAAGAGGATGTACTCATCGGTGAGGCCCAGGGATTTGGCGAAGTGGATGAAGTTCTCCTTCAGCTGAGGGGTCAGCTCCTTGGTCCTCCCTGTGGCCAGATGGCCAGTGAGTGGCCGGCAAGTACTCCATAAATATCGTTGAATGCGTGAACAAGGCCTCTGATCCCTTCCTCATGGAGGGTCTGCAGAAGGACCTCCCTCCCTGGCCGCCCACAGGGACTGAGAACTGACACTGGAGAGgatctggggggctgggggggggtggGCCTCTCCGCCGACAGTGTGACCAGGCGCCGGGTCCCCGAGGTGGTGGGGAAGACCCACCGTAAAGGGTGGTCTTGAAGTACTCCTGGTTCTTGTAAACCTTCTTGAAGTACACTATGGCAAACTGGTTGTAGTTGGTAGTCGCCACTCGCACGGTATAGCTCTGCACCCCGGGGAAGCCTGTGGGGAGGACGGCGAGGGGTCAGCCTgcccaggctgggaggagggagccgTTCCTTTCTCCCCGGCCCATCTGCAGGGGGCTTCTCCCACAGAACAGCATCTgtgtggaggggcagggaggtctGCGCCCCTTCCTGGAGGACCCTGCCCCCCCCAGAAGCCCAACCCCAGGGCCCACCTCATTCAGGACTCACCCTTAATATTGCCCAGGGTGAACTGGCCGGGCTGGGAACTTGGGACAAAAGTTCTGATCCAGTGGTCACAGCGCTTGTCCCtgtgggagggagagatgggtgAGTGAGACCGGAGGGGACACAGGCTTGGACTCCTTGGGCTGGATGAGGTGGGGGCCAGGGCTGTAGCTGGAGGGGGTGGGATTCTGATGCccctggcctggcccagcccaAGACAGTCCATCCCCACCACAGCAGGCGGTCCCTACCCCACCCAGCTGAGATGGGCCTGGGTCTTCCCCTCTGAGCCTACCCCTGTCTGTCCCTGCCTGGTCTGCCCTGGGACATCTGACCCTGCTCAGACCCTCCCTCCAGCACCCACGGTCCCTTCCTTTTCAGGGCTGTCTCCCCTCGGTGGGCTTCCCTGCACACTGtccccctacccccaaccccaggCATTTAGCCCCTGCTCCTATCTACCCTCTGCTGCTTCCCTGTCTGTAGCCTCTCCTGGGGGATTCACCCTCCTAGCTTCCAGTCTGCTCCCTGCCAAGGACTGCTCTAGCTCCTGGGCCAACCCTGACCTGAGTCCCACCCTGTCTCCTGGTATTCCAGAGCTGATCTCCCCAAACCCATCCTTCTTCTGCTTCTTGCTCCACAGATGCTCCAGCCTCAATCCCCCTGGGTGCCAGAGCCAGAAACTCATAGGGGCTGGGCGATCCTTGGCACCCTACCATTTCTCTCTCCGCCACCCCCCAGAGGGACCCTGTTCAGACCCACTCCTCACCAGATCGCTTCTGTGCTGGTGTCTGAGGCCCCTGGCAGTGTGAGGGCTGCCCCCCTGCCAAGCCACTCATCAGCTGCTGCTCAGGGCAGCTGTACGATGGCTGCTTCCTGAAGGAGTGTTTCTCTCTGACTCAAGAGTCACCAGCCCCTGCCGTGGACGCCTCGTGACTCCTTCTGAGGCAGGGTGGCTCGTTCAAGGCCCAGTTCCAGAGGTTACCTCCCTGTAAGCCCTTGATGCAACCCTGGGGGAGGGTTCCAGGCTGGATTCAGGGACCCTCCTCCCCATCCAGGACACCCCTGCTCTCTCTGTCTTGTTTTCTGATGACTGTGTCCATCCCCAGCACTCTCTGTGTGTCTGCTCTGAAGTGACCAATAAATGCTGATctaatgaaggaagaaatgaacaagtaTCTGAATCCAGTGCTGAGCAGAGGAATGAGTGACTGTCACCTTCGGTCAGCCCTTGACTGTGACGTCAGTCTGCTGCTAGACCCTCAAGCAGCCCCTCAGgtctcccccactttccccaagGAGGTGGCAGCTCTCACCTGAGCAGGGTGGAGGTGATGTTGTAGCTGCGATCTTCTTTCAGCTCGTAGGTGGTGGCGTACATCTTAAGCTGGCCTTGTTCTTCCTTCTTAAGTGCATTCCCTGCCAAGCCTACGATGTACCACTTCCCCTGGAACTACAGGGGGCTCTAATAGGCAGAGCCCACAAACGACCCTtgggcccccccccccactgctctGTCCCTGCAGGCCCTGAACCAGGAGCCCCTGTAACTAAGCAGCAGAGCCTGGGACTGGGCATTCATTTCCTGCACTGATGAAGCCAGTGGGAGCTGGAGGCAGCCAGGCCAGGAGGGAGCCCTGAGGATGGCAAGGAAGGGGCGACCCTGGGCAGGGTGGCCAGCtggcctccctgtgcctcagtttcctcctcatgCAGAGGGACTGAAGGTGTTCCCACCACGCATGGACTACAGCAATTATGGGAGAGAGACTGGACCTGGGAAGGTCTGCCCAGGTGATTCTCTTGCCAGCAAGGTCGGGGTCGGTGTGGGACAATGGAGCGTGGCTTCCATCGGGGGACCCAGGGCAGGCTAAGCTGAAGCCTGGGTGTCCTGCCTTTACAAGTTTGCTAGGACCCTTCACCTCTCTTCCCCTCTGCTCGCACTCTTCCCTGGGCACCCCCTGCAGCTCTCCCTTACCTGGTCAGCCTGGAAGTTGGGCTGCAGCGGGACCCTGAACAGAGGTGGGGCCGGGATCAGGTTGGGGGTGGAATCCTGGGCTTGGGTGTGCAGGGGCCCCAGCAGGCTGAGGCCCAGCCACAGGAGACCTAGGGGCATGGTTTCAGGGCTGAGGAGGCTGGTGCTCCCTACAGCAGC
The window above is part of the Eubalaena glacialis isolate mEubGla1 chromosome 9, mEubGla1.1.hap2.+ XY, whole genome shotgun sequence genome. Proteins encoded here:
- the LCN2 gene encoding neutrophil gelatinase-associated lipocalin, producing MPLGLLWLGLSLLGPLHTQAQDSTPNLIPAPPLFRVPLQPNFQADQFQGKWYIVGLAGNALKKEEQGQLKMYATTYELKEDRSYNITSTLLRDKRCDHWIRTFVPSSQPGQFTLGNIKGFPGVQSYTVRVATTNYNQFAIVYFKKVYKNQEYFKTTLYGRTKELTPQLKENFIHFAKSLGLTDEYILFPVPIDQCIDDQ